A segment of the Desulfomonilaceae bacterium genome:
CACACTCGGAACACGACATAGTTCAAGCTTTTCCCTTACGCAAGACATCAAGAACAATGCCAGAGCAAATCCTAAACCAGCTCCCAGACCCAGAGTAAGACTTTCAAATGGTCCGTTCTTACTGTCCGCGTTAATCAACGGAACAGCCAAAATGATACAGTTAGTGACAATGAGCACAAGGTACACTCCGAGCTTCTTGAACAGGTAAGGGTTCACCTTTCTAAGGATGGTGTCCATAGCCTGAACAAAAATGGCAACGGTACCAATAAACACGATGATCTGCAAAAAACCCAAATGGAGAGGGGTTAACACATACGAATATAGCGCCCAACACATTATGGCGCTCAACACCATGACTACCGTAAACGTCATCCCCATACCAATAGCAGTTTCTTTCTTCTGTGAGACACCGAAGAAAATACACAGCCCCAAATACTTGGTGAAAACAAAATTGTTGATGAGCATAGCTCCGAGAAATATGGTGAAAAGAATTTGGGCTTCGCTCTTTTTCACCAAAAACTGAATGTCACCAAGAGATTTTCCTTTGGACATCACACCTTTCGCGTCAACTCCGTATTCACTTGATACGTTAAGGGGTTCGCCGAATTTTAAGACAGCCGTTGTTTTTCTAGGGTCCAGCGTTACCGATTTTACCGGAATTTCAATATCAGGATCTGTCTTTTGAAATACTCTGTAATTCTGGGGATTTTGACCCCAAGATTGGTCTACTGGCACACCAAATGAAATTTGGATTTCCGTGTCTTTATTAAAGGAACCCGAGCCTGTGGCCGCCCGCGCCATTTCGGGAAAAGCAGTAACGAGCAGGAACAAGGCTACCGTTATCACTCCAGCGCAAGACAGTTTTTTGCGAATTTTCATTTTAATGGGCCCCTCCCGATGATGGGATCTTTCCCGTAAGCTTGTATTCGATGTAGTTGAAAGCCGCCATGATAAATCCGATAACAAAAAAACCACCAGCAGGAAGAACCATTATTAACAAGGGATTGAATCCAAGTATATCGAATCCGAAGATCTGACCAGTTCCAAAAAACTCTCTAATCGCCCCGGTAAGGCATAGGCCAAACAAGAATCCGATCCCCATCCCCAAACCGTCAAAAAAGGATGGAACGAGTGGCTCCTTTGACGCAAAAAGTTCAAGTCGAGAAATGATGATCGCAAAAACGACAATCAACTTAACAAATAACTCGACCTTCTTATAAACATCCGGTGATATTACCGGAAGTATCATATCAATGACTGTGACCCACAGGGCAATCACGATGACATACGCCGGGATTCTTATCCTGGGGTGAATAAACGACTTGAATATAGCAACTGTACAACTCGAAAACACCTGGACGAAAATGACAGCAAGGCCTAGCATCAATCCATTTTCCACCGAGGTTGTCACAGCAACCGCCGGGCACATACTTAAAGCGAGGCGGAAGATAGGATTTTCAGGTATCAGGCCATTCCAGAGAAGCTTAATATTCCTGTTCACTTGTTACCTCCGCTAGAAAGCTATGCTTAACTGATCTTTATTTACCGCCTCGTTCAATTTATCCAAGCGGTAAACGAATTTCTTCACCGTGTTCACAACTCCGTTCGTTAAAGCTCTGCTGGAAATTGTGGCTCCGGTCAATGCGTAGATATTGTCATTCACGTGCTTTGCCTTGATCTCTTTGATCTGCTCCATCGAGAAGCCTTTTCTCTTGGCTTTTACGGGATCCAAGGCGGTAGCGTAATCTACGGGCAAAGGTTCTTTAACCACGGTCAATTTCTTGAGAAGTTCGAGAGTTTTCCCCACAAACTGGTTTTTGAAGTAGTCCTTCTGGATTTCAGCGCCCAGGCCCGGATCTTCCTCAGAGTATGTTACTGCGACGCCCGTAACTGTAAAATCGGGGTTCAGAGATACCATCAATTTGATGAATGTCTTAAATCCCTGAGTCACTCCGGGGACGACGTACCCGAGACGCTTGTCCCCAAGATCCGCCACAAATATGGTTTGGGCATATACTGATTTTGAGCCTTTGGGTAGTACGGCATCCACAGCAGCGTCTCTTGTGGTCTTATCCGACAAGGATGAAAGATCCGCTTCAATGGGGAAAACT
Coding sequences within it:
- a CDS encoding Rnf-Nqr domain containing protein; translated protein: MKIRKKLSCAGVITVALFLLVTAFPEMARAATGSGSFNKDTEIQISFGVPVDQSWGQNPQNYRVFQKTDPDIEIPVKSVTLDPRKTTAVLKFGEPLNVSSEYGVDAKGVMSKGKSLGDIQFLVKKSEAQILFTIFLGAMLINNFVFTKYLGLCIFFGVSQKKETAIGMGMTFTVVMVLSAIMCWALYSYVLTPLHLGFLQIIVFIGTVAIFVQAMDTILRKVNPYLFKKLGVYLVLIVTNCIILAVPLINADSKNGPFESLTLGLGAGLGFALALFLMSCVREKLELCRVPSVFKGLPIAFVVTGLFALAFLGFSGLSIF
- the rsxE gene encoding electron transport complex subunit RsxE gives rise to the protein MNRNIKLLWNGLIPENPIFRLALSMCPAVAVTTSVENGLMLGLAVIFVQVFSSCTVAIFKSFIHPRIRIPAYVIVIALWVTVIDMILPVISPDVYKKVELFVKLIVVFAIIISRLELFASKEPLVPSFFDGLGMGIGFLFGLCLTGAIREFFGTGQIFGFDILGFNPLLIMVLPAGGFFVIGFIMAAFNYIEYKLTGKIPSSGGAH
- a CDS encoding FMN-binding protein produces the protein MKEIFKITVSLTAVCIVASLILGFVYAKTEHARKLNEEKIEQDTIQSLLGYGKGQTPPSDLKVYPVYRYVINSDKGETYLGYVLPLKDKKVALAEMDLSGNPVKVFPIEADLSSLSDKTTRDAAVDAVLPKGSKSVYAQTIFVADLGDKRLGYVVPGVTQGFKTFIKLMVSLNPDFTVTGVAVTYSEEDPGLGAEIQKDYFKNQFVGKTLELLKKLTVVKEPLPVDYATALDPVKAKRKGFSMEQIKEIKAKHVNDNIYALTGATISSRALTNGVVNTVKKFVYRLDKLNEAVNKDQLSIAF